A region of the Mus caroli chromosome 7, CAROLI_EIJ_v1.1, whole genome shotgun sequence genome:
tatatttaaatatgcatgGTTTAATTCAGAAGttaaatataaagatttataatacatgtaatttaaagACTTAGAGTGTTCACTAAAAGATTAGTAGCATACAAAGTATTGATGTTTCCTTTGATATTCCCTCAGAGGTAGAAATTAAGTCTCCATTGATGATGACACCACCAACACAGGGCCCAGATACATCTGTGCTGGAACTGATTTGAATGCCTTCTCTTGCATGGTACCAGGAGGTGCCATGCACACTTCTAAAGGAAAGAAGCAATCAATAGTCTTGTCCAGCAATGATGCCTATGAATTTCATCAATGACCATCATGACACAATAATCCTAAGGCTTCAAAAGTGGCACACATACCTCATATATCTTTAGAGTAGTCAACAATTTTTGAATTAAAATTAAGATGTGATCAACAAGGAGAAATTATACATGACATGATTACTCAACTACTAAGAACTTGGGGACCTGGTGACTTATTACATATTAATGACTTAATGTATATCATTCTATAGTATGCAAGATAGATGTAAATAGAAATATATGACATCATTTCATTTAGAAGtagaatgtattttttaaagtgtcgGTATCTACATATTGagtatatatgactatatataagGAAACAATGTAGTTTTCATCAAGTCTTtatttaaacagaagaaaaacatagttttaaaaatattaacaaaatataaaataaaagaatgtgtcataattacttttctgttgccatgatgaCAAAGTCtactcataaaaatatatttcataggGAGGATCACAATTCCCATGGAGTGGAATCCATGACCATCATAGCCAGAAGCCTGACAGTAGGCAAGGTTGCCATGGCAATGGGGCAGTTGCTGGAAGCTCATATCTGACCCTCAAGCTTGAGGCAGATAAAGATCTAACCGGGAATAGTACTGGCTCCTGAAACTTCAAAGATCACCCCTAGTGGGATATATTCCAACTAGAGCACTCATTTTAATCtattccaaacagttccaccaacctggggccaagcattttcaaaatGAGACTATAGGGGAACATTTTTGGGTAAATTACCACATTCCAGTCCTCAGACCACATAATTTTGTAGCTATAGCACAGGAGAAAATACATTAagtccaactttaaaagtctGCAGTCTTTCCTGGTCACAATacagtttaaaagtccaaagtctcttatGAGACTCAAGACAATCTCTCAATTGTAACTCCTTCTCAAATCAAAAAGCAAAGCACATTTTTCcaacatacagagacagagattatACATTACCATccatttcaaaagagaagaatggGGACATAATGAGGAAATATTGggtcaaataaaatcaaaattcacTAGGGCAAAGTCTAAATCCTGTAGCTTCTTGTCTTGGTGTCAAAATGCTGAGATGACTCTGTAGTACCCTTTTCAACTGCaatacatttctctctcttgggctggtttcACTCTCTCTATACAGTGCTTCTTGGCAGATATGCCATActtctggcatctccaatatcttTCCATCTCCAGTAAAATCTAGGCTTCATCTTCACAATGTCATGTCACAATGTCACAATGGAGACCTTTCCAGGCCTCCAAGCAAGGACTCCCTTCTTGCATGCCTGGCCTCATTCACTTTTCTTAACTTTGGAGGAAGATTCTATAATCCCTTTACTCCTGCATTCTTCTTGACTCAAAGGCCAGAACCAGAAGACTAATGCTACCAACTTCTGTTGTCTGCTCAGTGTTGAACTGTCAAGTACATGTTTCCCACCTACAGAGGCACAGATCCTACATCTTCACTTCCTTGAATTACATTGGCATAAGCTTTgatatgttgttttaatttgctgaATAAATTTTCCTTTGCTTAAGGAGAATCTTTATGAATTTCCTCTGTGCAAGTTGAAAGCTTAGCTGGGTGATGCCTTGGCCTGGAGCAGAACCTCATTTATTCCATTTCCCATCAGGACTTTCTTTAAACTAATCACTTCTTTAAACCCAAGAATTAGCTCCAAAATTAAAAATCCTGCTTATCCTTTCCTCTTCaattgtacattttatatttccttttgccCTTCTCACTCATTTTTACTGTAAACCTTTgccaaaaaaattatttacaaactTTTCAATTTAGCCTGAAGCATATTCTTAACAGAAGggtaaaaagcagccacattttcTGACAAATTTCCAAGAATAGTTTTTAGCTCAGTTACTAAAATTTTTTCCAGCAAAAACTATGTGAACTGGGTCTCCATAATGTACAATGCTTCAGAATCATTTTCATCCATATTCCTTCTAGGATGGTCTGTTAAGCCCTACATCAATTGCATCCCTAATCCAAAATCCCATACTCTTGCTCCCTCCCTATTAAAGCAATAGGATCATGCCTGTTACAGCAATAACACCGTCTCTGATACCAGCTTCTGTTTTAGATatatttccattgctgtgatgaaaaggCATGAAACAGGCAATTTACAAAAAAAGCACTTAATTTGGTAGATCACAGTCCCGAAGATTTGTACTGCACGAACACCATAGCTGAAAGTATGGCAGTAAGCAGGCAGCTATGACACTGGAGTAGTAGTTGAGAGTTTATATTTAATCTATAGACATGGGGTGTGAGTGGAAGCATTGGGGATTTGCAACCTCAAAGACAACCCGGAGTCTCATACCTCCTCAAACAAGGACACAGGTCCTAATCCTGCCCAAACAACTCTAACAATTAGGGGTAAGCCTATggtggccattttcattcaaactatagAAGTAATCTAAAGCATGAGATCTTTGTAGTAATAGTTCATTGCACACAGGAAATTTTGTGAAAACGAAGTTTTTGACACAAGgaataaaaaatgaatgtttaCATGAATTGATGTATAGGTTAGTATGTTCAACCACAACAACCATCTAGACACACGTATCAAGCACCATGTTACAATCTTTTAATTTTCACCCTAATATTTAGTTTAGAAAAGAAGTATGGATAACATATTTATCTGTGATATAAAAATTATGacaggagaagaaatgaaaattaaaagatataGTGTAGTATTTTGTGTCTTGATTAGGTACAGAGTCATGCAGCTACATTAACTTAAGAAAACATGTTGATTTGTTTACTTTAATCTGTTGATATTCTATTCTCTTAATTGTAGAACAATTGAAATTATTACTTACTACAGCTTTATAAAAGgaatattattttatagaaaattttaCTAAACTGTGCATAACTACGTTAATAGATGCTATGGGCTCCTGGAAATGGTGTAGATTTAAAATAAGTTGTATTTCAAGGGAGTCTTTCTAGAGGACCTCATTGGAAACTTTTCATGAGGGATTACACAGTCAGAGAGCATGAGGATCATGTCAAAGACAATACTCAACCATGGGATGCTAAAGAGGCAACTGTGACGAGAGCCACAGAGGACACTGCACCTTCCTGTGGACATGGATGTTTAACACTTCTCTTGAGAATGTTTACTTCTTTACTAAGAAATGTGTATAAGAAAAACTATTGCTCCACATATTCTTTAAATCATACAGAAATTAATAAAGGCTGGGATTATATAATGTATCTATTTAACCCTTCAACACTGAAGAAAAGTTTGCCTTGAAACAGAATAATTGTTTTGCAAAATATAACATGAATTTATCCACTATCAAGTTAAGTGAGTTAAGAAATGCAACCCTTTCCTGTactttcttaaacttttttctGAAGAAGGGATTTATCAATTGTGGTCAACACCTTTCCTGAACCCCATAGATCTTGCAAGGAGTAACATCAAAAGAAGTTGGTAAAACCCTGAGCAAGATAGCTGCAGAAATGTTGTACCCAGTATTTGTAACAAGTCCCATATCAATCAACTTCTACAACATTGACTACTTTCCCAACTGAGTTAACCTTGGGTCATCAACTAAACAACGTTATGAAAATGCCACAAAGTGATAAAAACATAATTCTCTTCAAAGCTATTTATGCCTGATCAAAGCAGCTCTCAGTCCTTTCCAGacagtttttatttctctagatCTTCCTGAGGAACCCATCTCTCCACATTCTTCCTCCTCAGGAGTGTCTTGCATGGCTCTCTGCAGAAATAACTTGAGAGTCTTCCATTGGAATGGATGATGCCTAATGGAGCCTACGAGGCAGTAAATGATGGGGTTTGCAGAGCTGTTAACACAGGAGAGAAATACTGTGACCGGATACATACTACAAggtaaaacataataaaatttctcAATCCACACTAAGAGGAACCAGTAGATCCCATAGGGCAGACCAAAGAGCAGGAAAACAAGCACTGTGAACAAAATGGCCACATACAGCCTGGTCACAGGAATCTTGTGTAAGCCCCAGAAGATGGTAATCACTAAGGCCAGACTGGATCCCAACAGAActacaaataaaacaattaaccatGCAGCAGTGATTAAATCAAATGTCTTACACCAACCAGGGCCACTAGTGTAATATAGGAAGCCACATTCATTCCCTTCCAGAAGGCTCCATACTAGGGACAAGACCCAAAGCAGGGTACATATGACAGCTGATGTGTGCCTTGGGCGTTGGCAGTGATACCAAATGGGCCACACGACAGACAGGCAACGTTCAATGCTAATAGCACTGAGGATACTCAGGCCACAAAAATAAGGAAAGTTTAACACAACAAGGTAAAACAGATCAATTTCAATGGGGATGTAACCAATGTCCAAGATCATGTGAAAACAATATCCAATTTGAAAGCAAATGAAGAGAAAGTCAGCACCAGCAAGGTTGAGGATGTAGACAGAGAATGCATTCCTGCGCATCTGGAAGCCCAGGAACCATAGCACTGTGGCATTTCCAACCAGACCAACTAGGGCAACAATGAGGGAAAGAAAAACCATGGTACAAGACATGACTTCACAAAATGGCATTCCAGTGTGGTTGCTTTCATTCACAGCTGTGATGTTTGTTCCCCAGTATGTTATGTTTGAATCCACTCTTGGATCCCTTCCACTGatgtttctggaaagaaaaacaagacatgaaCACATACTTTTTGTTCTCTGATTCTTAGGCTCACCATTATAGATGTTAACGGTTTACCTAGTTCTTAAAATGGTGAAACAGGGTGGTAGACATGAAGCAATTTATCAAAATCAATATTTCTGGAGCCTTAacttaaatatatcatatatatacatatatatatatatatatatatatatatatatatatatatgtatatatatataggctatCTATAGCCCATATCCTGTATTGATATTAGAGTAGTTAATGGTTCCAGTATAAACTCTCAGTGTCTCAGGCTGTTTTAAAattcctgttttaaaacaaactatTTCTCAGAAAGAAATGACAGTCTAAATCCACCTTTCTTTCTGTCCTAAGGCTAGTTTTTCTCTGCTTTGGGAACTCAGAAGCCAAAAGCATGACCAAGAGCTGCTGCTCTCAGTCTTAGAGGGAGGAGCTAACAATTGGGAAAATATAAAAACCCTGAAGGATATATGTTGAATTATGCCAAGACCAGTATGCAAGAACCAGACTTATAGGGTAGCATGGCTTGGTATCCATTTCAAATTATAAACTATAAAGGAGGAAATCCTTGGGGATATTAAGCAGTTTTCTGTTGCCTGTATCTATCTTTCCCTAAGGGCACAATGAATAGCTGAGTATTTTCACTCAACCAATGGATAAATGAATCACAAACCCAAAAGTAGATGAGAATTTAGAATAAAGATTTTTGCAAATGTTTTAAAGCATAATTCAGTGCCACAAATTACAtacgaaaagaaaaaaaataacatttttgatGATTCTGTCAGTCTACATCTCTAGTATTCCTAAAAAATGTCTAACGATTGCCTTTGCCATTTCCcaatccctgtgtgtgtgtgtgtgtgtgtgtgtgtgtgtgtgtgtaaagagagagGGGAGTAATATATAAGAAATCTGAAATTTAAAGACTAAACTTATAAATCCTTTGTAAATAGGATACATGTAGGGTGCAGACTAAAGCATAGAAAATGAATTCTGTAAGATACAAGATAGATTTTCCTTAATCTTCAGGAGGACatgtgtgaggagcgggtgtggtagcagtcccaagaaggcgccagggactgcagctaagtcttatgacttgcacctgacttcctcacctgaatataagccacaaccatcatgagagctgcgctggtgtaccaggatactggcgaatccattttggtggaggtatgcccctgctgccctgattagctgaagctgcttacctggtgaggtgatgtggcctgctgtgcgtggatgggaactgagagtatataagagtgagaggcccagggttctGGGGAGATAtacatgaagagaaagaagaaagatgaagactgaagtttgctgaataaactgctgatagaaggactggtggtcgtgttgttcttgctggtcgagagcagacgcAGAAAATTGGTGGCCCATACAGGGAACCGACTCCCCCACCAACGAGTTCAGAACTTTGAGCAGTCAGTGTTTGCCGGCAGGGTAAGTTCACGGTAAGGGAAACTATGATCCCAGGAGTTTGGGAAGGACCTCGGATAAAATAGAGGCGAATATAAagttgccaggaagcaggcacaaagtAACGATAAGGTTCCCGGTTtggggacaagttaaggttcccagctttgggacaaattctctctttttctcaacTTAAGGTTCACGGTTTGGGGACAAGTTAAGGAACTATGATAACCTCAGTGTAGTGATCAATAGATCCTCACTgtgtagttatgcttttttctcccattgaccctttgtgggtaggtctgatagttttggtcttgtttgttctgatatatggactctgttactgtttgaatcgagaggcagtcaagacaggtcagaaaattctcatagagcaacaagagagtatgtcagaagaggagaagggcttaaaaagaaaaaagaaaaagaaagacacagtgttatcaggcggacagaaaggacaaaataaaagccGAGGTGGGGGAGGAAGGCGAATTAGCTTCCACaccccctccctatgcctcctcggCAGCCGCATATAGCGGACCTTCTGTccggaggtttggagagaggttagattctccttgctgggatgtcctattttcaccgaccaagcagagatatcatgagcctctagatttcaaagtaatcaggaatttggctgagtccgTGCGGATGCAGGGCTTAACTGCCTCCTATATGGTGGCTCAAGTAGAGGCAttgaatagacactgcatgacACCGTCTGGTTGGGCAGGCTTGGTaaaggcatgcctttcacctgggcagtatttagattggaaagccttccttattgaatttacAAATGAACAGGCAGTGGCTAATGttgctgcaggaaatccagcatgggatagggatatgctgcttgTTCAAGGTCGCTTTgtacaacaacagacaggatatccagtgcacgtgtttgagcaggtgaatcaaATTGCCATAAGGGTGTGGAAATAATTGCCCACCGGTGTTGAAGGTgttgcagaactccagagaggcaatgaggcactgaatcaggcaagagaggagcgctctcaattggtttgggagagagggtctgtttgtgtgtttccccaggatcacctacaacagctgtgggtcccagaacggctgaccagagcaattcaaaacaagcagagctatgaggacatggatgttcctgtggctgggaatggtcccgctagtgagaactgaagagctagcTATGAAGAACTGAAGgggctgtgttcctgaaacccatgtcACCCATTGACacattcaagtgtttcctcaattctttacatctaatgcttcaCTACAGTTGCCTTTTTTCTatgctgcttcagctaaagggattgttgtgttttcagatgattcaaaatatttcacagatgaatgattgtgttcagctgtatctactaaaactaatgctacctggattcgaggggtgtggccagccagtatatccaagggcattggcactataccctcccaacctagatgagccccccctttcctttttgtaggagtgttcctgattcccttccaccttgggcagtgccccttatatgtatggttgttatgtggggtgaatggtagttgcactgatctttcccccttaagcCAGGTGGCAGGAGGGGCCTGGGATAATGCAAAAtttattggaatggttctaatgtgtttgaaacttctgtatttcaatttgctggaggaaggaatgtttcttttcaggctaCGCCTCTTTGTATGTGACCTCCTTTTGGGTTTATTGTTTATAAGATCCCTTGCCTCAGGGCTgatgggagccctgggatgtatgcttgtaatagtgtgtgtgtattgtgtgtttggCGCATGTGTCAGGTGCAGCGTGTGCAGGCCCGAACTTTTGCCATGATAGCCCAGGCTTTTGCTGCAGTGGAGGNGGGACAATCTCCTCAGATTCGGTTTGCCGCTCTAAAGAAATAATGCTGCGTTATGCCATGGGTtgtgaggctaagcactgcacagaggatagcttgctgttggcatcctgtgAAAGGCACATCTGATTGCATGGaggttcagtgtcctagttcccttcccccaggaaaaacgacacAGGAGCTGGCCAAGACCTCTCTGGGTGATGAGCCCAAGGGATACTTTTGTGTAgggcccctatgcttgcacactggggatcagacctctaccttcacccatgaggcttgcttgcagAAATCAAGATCTGGCCATAGAttaatcagcatcctggccttCTGATGCACCTGCCGCATGCAAACAGGACAATCTccccaagtgtggcttggcataatagagaagtagtcagtgacggataagactccctgggcatgtcaccaacctaagacagggatcaaaccaatgctgtttgtctcccaaggatgggtaaggggcattgctgcagggggcaatctaagacagacattctctctgccaaaaaagaaaaaagggggaaatgtgaggagcgggtgtggcagcagtcccaagaaggcgccagggactgcagctaagtcttatgacttgcacctgacttcctcacctgaatataagccacaaccatcatGAGAGCTGCACNggtgtaccaggatactggcgaatccattttggtggaggtatgcccctgctgccctgattagctgaagctgcgtacctggtgaggtgacatggcctgctgtgagtggatgggaactgagagtatataagagtgagaggcccagggttcggGGGAGATAtacatgaagagaaagaaaaaagatgaagactgaagtttgctgaataaactgctgttagaaggactggtggtcatgtcgttcttgctggtcgagagcgggtGCGACAGACATGTATATTCAACACAGGTGGTGTTCTGAATGTACACAAGACAAAATGAATCCATAAACATTAAACTCAAGTTTCAAGTTCAGGAGTAGATGACACATAAAGAATTCTAATGTTGTGATTCTCTCCCTTCATTCCCCAACCTTCATTAGACCTACCTTATCTTGAAGCATACAGGATAGTTTCCCTCCCTGGACCCTGCAGAATCCTCTAAGCCATGCCCAGCTGCCATAAGCACCCTAATTTCACCACCTCAACCTCCATTGTCCAGGCATCTCTCCACACACCTTCATAGGACCTGTTAATATATGTATGATTTCCTCTCTACATCCATTCTACTACCCGCTGAGTCCTCTTAGGAATTCCTTACTGCCCAGAGTGGTATGCTATCCTCCTGAGCACCATTTTCCCACAATTTCTGTCTGCCTTCCACTAGAATATCCTACCCTGTTTCCTCAGGGAGATACTCCACAATAGGGAGACTTGCATTGCCTGGTGAATTGCATTGTCTAGCACAAGGATACCCACAAGAGGCCTACCATATCAGTAAATCAAGGTTATGGCACCTTTAAATACTTAGCTCATCACGAACAGTCAGATGGTTAAAGATCAGCATAAGACCTCAATCAACAAAAGCCATGGCAATATGAAACTTTCAGAGACTAGCTATCTTACTAGAGCAAGTCCTGGTTACCTTAACACACCTGACTATGACCTTAAACCTCATCTtctgaagatgatagaggcctttagaTATGAAATTAATATGTCCCTTAAGTAAACATAGTAAAATACATTCAAATAGAGGTTTTTAAAGAGGGACAAACTCCTTTagatatacaggaaaatataagtaaataggtaaaggaaatgaataaaactgagcaatacttgaaattaaaaatagaagcaatgaagaaagCACAGACTGATGGAATCCCAGGGATGGAAAAtgtaggaaagagaacaggaaaagcaGACATAAgtatcactaacagaatacaagatatggaagagagaatctcaggcacagaacataagatagaagaaatgaatataacagacacagaaaaaaagttaaatctaaGAATTTCCTTACATAAAAGATCCAAGCATGTGGCATACCATGAAAAGACCTTACCCAAGATTTAGAAGAAGTTGAAGAGTCCCAGGTCCAAGGATCAGAGAATATCTTCACCAAAGCATAGGAGAAAATGTTCCCAACATTAAGAAAGAGAGGCCTATAAACATACATGAAGCTTACAGAATATCAATTAGACTTGAGGAGAAAAgaagcagaacaaagaaatactatgaaaagcaataaggaaaaagGGTCAGGTAACATATAAGATCAGTTCTATCAGAAatacacccaacttctcaacagagactctaaaagttaGAAGACCCTGTACAGATAGATGTCTTGCAGactctgttatttattttgtatttcttgagggttttttgtttttgtttttgttttacagaatAGTTGTTAGCTTGCCTCAAAACTGCTTTCACTGTATCCCCCAAAGTTTTGTACTCTATCTGTATTCATTTTCcttcaattctttttatttccattttttaattaggtattttcttcatttacatttccaatgctatcccaaaagtccccccatgccctcccctccactcccacttcttggccctggcgttcccctgtacttaggcatataaagtttataagaccaatgggcctctctttccactgatggccaactaggccatctttcgatacatatgcagctagagacacgagctccggggggtactggttagttcatattgttgttccacctatagggttgcagatccctttagctccttgggtactttctctagttcctccattgggggtcctatgatccatccaatagctgactgtgagcattcacttctgtgtttgctaggcccaaaagtagcctcacaagagacagctatatcagggtcctttcagcaaaatcttgctagtgtatgcaatggtgtcagtatttggagactgattatgggatggaacacaAAGTAAGAATCACTTGTCATTAAACTCTCTCGATATGAAttgattcaattccccaataaaaaggcacagaCTAAAAGAATGGTTGCAAAAACATGATCCGTCAATCTGCTTCATACAATAAGCACACCTCAGAAATAAAGATAAGCATTACCTCAGAGTAGAGGACTAGAAataaattttccaagcaaatggatcaagaaggaagctggagtatccattctaatatctaataaagtagtcattataacaaaattaattaaaagagacagagaagggacacTTTATAATCATCAAAGAAATAATCTATGAAAATGTCTCAATTATGAGGATCTATGCCCTAAATACAAGGGctcccacatttgtaaaagaaacattgataAAGTTTAAATCATTCATGGaatcccacacattaatagtgggagactttgtTGCTGCACACTCACCAATTGACAGGTCATTGAGTACATAAACTTAACagataataataaaactaaaacaacattatgaatcaaattgacttaacaaatatctacattcacccaaacacaaaggtATATAACTCTTCTCAGTACTTCAGGGAACCATCTACAAAACTAACCGtgtactcagtcacaaagcaaggcTTTGCATATACAGGAAGATTGAAATGATGCCTTCTATTTTGTCAGTCCAACATGGATTAAAACTGGACCTGAACAATAACAAATACATCAGAAAGTCTAAACActctcatggaaactgaacaactctcccCTCAATGATCTTGACATCAGGGAATagataaggaaagaaacaaaaatctttgtagaattcaatgaaaatgaaggtacaaaaTGTCCAAACTATGGAGGCAAATAAAagctgttttaaaagaaaagtccaTATCACTAGGTATCTCTATAGAGAAATTAGGGAGTCTTTATACCAGCAATTTGAAGACATATCAGAAAactctagaaaacaaaagaagcaaacacatacaaatgagatatatggcaagaaataatcaaatacagggctgaaatcaatcatttagaaacaaagaaatcaatttAAAGAATCATCAAGACAaagagctggttatttgagaaaatcaacatcatagacaaacacttagccaaactatctaaaaggcagaaaacatgtaccccaataaacaaaatcagaaatggaaaaagagacataacagacaatgaggaaattcaaagaataattaaGTCATACTTCTAAAGTcagtattccacaaaattgaaaatctaaatgaaatggatggtttttcaagacacttACCTACATCAAGATAGGAAAAATACTTAACTATTTCTATAAGCCctgaaggaaatagaagcagccatttaACATCCTCCAATGAAAGAAAGCCCacggccagatggttttagtgcagaattctatgagaGTTTtaaagatctaataccaatattcttcaaaatattccatagatatatataaaatataaacagaagaaacattgccaaactcattctatgaggccacagtcaccctgatacccaaacaatacaaagactcaacaaagaaattaaatttcagaACAATTACTCTAATGAACATGTAAGAATAagcaataaaacacacacaaacagaataatctcagaacacatcaaaaaacat
Encoded here:
- the LOC110299325 gene encoding mas-related G-protein coupled receptor member X2, whose protein sequence is MPFCEVMSCTMVFLSLIVALVGLVGNATVLWFLGFQMRRNAFSVYILNLAGADFLFICFQIGYCFHMILDIGYIPIEIDLFYLVVLNFPYFCGLSILSAISIERCLSVVWPIWYHCQRPRHTSAVICTLLWVLSLVWSLLEGNECGFLYYTSGPGWCKTFDLITAAWLIVLFVVLLGSSLALVITIFWGLHKIPVTRLYVAILFTVLVFLLFGLPYGIYWFLLVWIEKFYYVLPCSMYPVTVFLSCVNSSANPIIYCLVGSIRHHPFQWKTLKLFLQRAMQDTPEEEECGEMGSSGRSREIKTVWKGLRAALIRHK